A genomic region of Choristoneura fumiferana chromosome 17, NRCan_CFum_1, whole genome shotgun sequence contains the following coding sequences:
- the LOC141437223 gene encoding uncharacterized protein, whose protein sequence is MGNCIGGIMSNVIYFSEKFAMFLSFTCLISCSIVCMICMLAFGIGLGYNYSYVDFKTKHTYVAGAYKKTRPTNYLGPGHFKPTTKNSGHKNELKRRWHSHRVRTQSEVQEPEIFEVVHESPDDLPHRSPIEELPAYVKDRPSDPFFGNNLQDLYFSKDQDERRLNGTVVPQNESTTNMPIYNSGNNSKYKFNITDQASIAFNNSEVNATSNLEPIVVNVTKTHDKSAPFVLNTKMYQNQLVKWLSRLQRANKTFAVYVTTN, encoded by the exons atggGTAACTGCATAGGCGGTATAATGTCCAACGTCATATATTTCTCCGAGAA GTTTGCGATGTTTTTATCGTTCACATGTCTGATCTCCTGCTCAATTGTTTGTATGATTTGCATGCTTGCATTTGGTATCGGGCTTGGTTACAATTACTCCTACGTGGATTTCAAAACTAAGCATACATAtg tTGCCGGGGCTTATAAGAAGACCCGCCCTACAAACTACCTTGGCCCTGGTCACTTCAAACCAACTACCAAGAACTCTGGACATAAGAATGAGCTAAAACGTAGGTGGCATAGTCACAGAGTCAGGACCCAAAGTGAGGTACAAGAGCCTGAAATTTTCGAAGTCGTACACGAATCGCCAGATGACTTACCACATCGGTCCCCAATTGAAGAGCTTCCGGCTTATGTAAAGGATAGACCGTCTGATCCATTTTTTGGCAATAACCTGCAAGATTTGTACTTTTCCAAAGACCAAGACGAACGAAGATTAAATGGCACTGTGGTACCACAGAACGAGTCCACTACAAATATGCCAATATataacagtggaaacaattctAAATACAAGTTTAATATCACAGATCAAGCAAGTATAGCGTTCAATAATAGTGAAGTTAATGCAACGAGTAATTTAGAACCAATAGTTGTCAATGTTACGAAGACACATGACAAATCCGCTCCATTTGTTTTAAACACCAAGATGTATCAAAACCAGTTGGT